A stretch of Ipomoea triloba cultivar NCNSP0323 chromosome 13, ASM357664v1 DNA encodes these proteins:
- the LOC116001029 gene encoding uncharacterized protein At4g22758 codes for MSERDLRRRIPVSRIVRSRASHRSSLSPSPSPLGHRRSRPVPVPLPVRRRSSKQPLIRALKRCGSEPTLRPSGASAPDDGGWSLTPPQEEVLFRPQTCTDIFSTPDYFVKISPTNRHFPGYNKESKVVVNVTFEGCPGPVRTMVKLGTSVDETIRLAINKYSEEGRSPHLNTNGVSSFDLYHSYFSLQSLSKSELIGDVGSRSFYLRKSSSKNMMRGEVSTTTTPLNSDCDDVSNSLAEFFSRKINKMLRRSGKLCHFFGCFQCSG; via the exons ATGTCGGAGAGAGACCTCCGGAGAAGGATTCCGGTGAGCCGGATTGTTAGAAGCAGAGCATCGCATCGATCGTCGCTGTCGCCGTCACCGTCACCGTTAGGTCATCGGAGAAGTAGGCCTGTGCCTGTGCCTTTGCCTGTGCGACGCCGATCATCGAAGCAGCCGCTGATTAGGGCCTTGAAACGATGCGGATCGGAGCCGACTCTCCGGCCTTCTGGCGCCTCCGCTCCGGACGACGGTGGCTGGAGCCTGACGCCGCCGCAGGAGGAGGTGCTTTTCCGTCCGCAGACTTGTACGGATATATTCTCCACTCCGGACTATTTCGTGAAGATATCTCCGACGAATCGCCATTTCCCG GGGTACAACAAGGAGTCGAAGGTGGTGGTTAATGTGACATTTGAAGGATGTCCTGGTCCTGTCCGCACCATGGTGAAGTTAGGAACAAGTGTGGACGAAACCATTCGTCTTGCCATTAACAAATACAGTGAAGAAGGTCGCAGTCCTCATCTCAATACCAATGGTGTCTCATCCTTTGACTTGTACCACTCCTACTTCAGTCTTCAAA GCCTGAGTAAATCGGAGTTGATAGGTGATGTCGGCAGCAGAAGCTTTTATCTCCGGAAGAGCAGCAGTAAAAATATGATGAGAGGAGAGGTATCCACAACCACAACCCCTCTCAATTCAGACTGTGATGATGTTTCCAATTCCCTTGCTGAATTCTTCTCTAGAAAGATCAACAAAATGTTAAGAAGATCTGGTAAGCTCTGCCATTTCTTTGGGTGCTTCCAGTGCTCAGGATAA
- the LOC116001030 gene encoding uncharacterized protein At4g22758-like: MTSSFPAKHRMPAAMHGGVRLPPRLADARTNSELVSEFVNIPTRKAVTTASGGGESEQKLTKLLLNVNIQNSLGPVHVVTSPENSAADLIRAAVEIYAKEKRRPLLASTDPARYELHYSQFSLESLKPEEFLKNLKSRNFFLCLNSNYTMP; the protein is encoded by the exons ATGACATCTTCATTCCCCGCAAAACACCGGATGCCGGCCGCCATGCACGGTGGCGTCAGGCTACCTCCGAGACTCGCCGACGCACGTACGAACTCAGAGCTCGTAAGCGAGTTTGTGAATATTCCGACGAGGAAGGCGGTAACGACGGCGAGCGGAGGTGGGGAGAGTGAGCAGAAATTGACGAAGCTGTTGTTGAATGTGAACATTCAAAACAGTTTGGGACCGGTGCACGTGGTGACGTCGCCGGAAAACAGCGCCGCCGATTTGATACGGGCGGCCGTAGAGATTTACGCGAAGGAGAAGCGGCGGCCGTTGCTGGCTAGCACTGATCCCGCCCGTTACGAGCTTCATTACTCGCAGTTCAGTCTTGAGA GTTTGAAGCCAGAGGAATTCCTGAAAAACTTGAAATCAAGAAATTTTTTCTTGTGCCTAAATTCAAATTACACCATGCCATGA